One stretch of Castor canadensis chromosome 14, mCasCan1.hap1v2, whole genome shotgun sequence DNA includes these proteins:
- the Dusp26 gene encoding dual specificity protein phosphatase 26, translating into MCPGNWLWASMTFMTRFSRSSSRSPVRTRGSLEEMPTVQHPFLNVFELERLLYTGKTACNHADEVWPGLYLGDQDMANNRRELRRLGITHVLNASHNRWRGPPEAYEGLGIRYLGVEAHDSPAFDMSIHFQTAADFIHRALSQPGGKILVHCAVGVSRSATLVLAYLMLYHHFTLVEAIKKVKDHRGIIPNRGFLRQLLALDRRLRQGLEA; encoded by the exons ATGTGCCCTGGTAACTGGCTTTGGGCCTCCATGACTTTTATGACCCGCTTTTCCCGGAGTAGCTCCAGGTCTCCTGTTCGCACAAGAGGGAGCCTGGAAGAGATGCCCACCGTTCAACATCCCTTCCTCAACGTCTTTGAGTTGGAGAGACTTCTCTACACAGGCAAGACAGCTTGTAACCATGCTGACGAGGTCTGGCCAGGCCTCTACCTTGGAGACCA GGACATGGCCAACAACCGCCGTGAGCTTCGTCGCCTGGGCATCACTCACGTCCTCAACGCCTCACACAACAGGTGGCGAGGCCCACCTGAGGCCTACGAGGGGTTGGGCATCCGCTACCTGGGTGTGGAGGCCCACGACTCACCAGCCTTTGACATGAGCATCCACTTCCAGACGGCTGCCGACTTCATCCACCGGGCACTGAGCCAGCCGGGAG GGAAGATCCTGGTGCACTGCGCTGTGGGCGTGAGCCGGTCTGCCACCCTGGTGCTGGCCTACCTCATGCTGTACCACCACTTCACCCTCGTGGAAGCCATCAAAAAAGTCAAGGATCACCGAGGCATCATCCCCAACCGGGGCTTCCTGAGGCAGCTTCTGGCCCTGGACCGTAGGCTGCGGCAGGGTCTGGAAGCttga